One genomic window of Pirellulales bacterium includes the following:
- a CDS encoding DUF1501 domain-containing protein produces MLVIPGRAGKDTCDGVTRRELLRVGGSSMLGLSLADMFRHQQSARAAEAAVTGGPGWGKAKSVILIFLQGGPSHLDLWDPKPNVPDNVKSVFNPIDTKTPGLQVTELMPKLAQVTDKLTLIRSVSYTPNGLFNHTAAIYQMLTGYTTDRVSASGQLEPPSPKDFPNFGSNIVRLKPTTVPMLPFVMMPRPLQESNVVGKAGTAGFLGRAFDPYYLYPTGDDMDMAKMSRIKVDDLQLRPEVSSARLERRAKLRDVIAEGMPAVERATARYDLDEYYDRALSLVISGRARDAFDLSKETLATREKYGNNTFGQSLLLARRLVEAGTRVVEVNWPKVANSDNHSFDVHVGLSGRMKNQCAPLLDGGLSALIADLDERGLLADTLVLAIGEFGRSPKRGVSTSGNTNSDDGRDHWPYCYTACIAGAGIKRGSVYGKSDATGSGPLEDPVHPANLLATIYHSVGIDPNTIVYNHLNQPRELVKGEVVTGLLA; encoded by the coding sequence ATGCTGGTAATTCCTGGACGGGCTGGCAAAGACACATGCGACGGAGTCACCCGCCGCGAGTTGCTGCGAGTCGGCGGTTCGTCGATGTTGGGACTCTCTCTCGCCGACATGTTCCGTCATCAGCAGAGCGCACGTGCTGCCGAAGCCGCCGTGACCGGTGGGCCTGGTTGGGGCAAGGCGAAAAGCGTGATCTTGATTTTCTTGCAGGGCGGTCCCAGTCATCTCGACTTGTGGGATCCCAAGCCTAACGTTCCTGACAATGTGAAGAGCGTCTTCAATCCCATCGATACCAAAACGCCAGGGCTGCAAGTCACGGAGCTGATGCCCAAGCTCGCACAAGTGACTGATAAGCTGACACTGATCCGTTCCGTAAGCTACACGCCGAATGGCCTGTTCAATCATACGGCTGCCATCTACCAAATGCTGACCGGCTATACGACCGATCGCGTCAGCGCGTCGGGACAATTGGAGCCGCCGAGCCCGAAGGACTTTCCGAACTTTGGCTCCAACATCGTCCGTCTGAAACCGACGACGGTGCCGATGCTGCCGTTCGTGATGATGCCACGACCGCTGCAGGAGAGCAACGTAGTGGGCAAGGCCGGCACGGCAGGCTTTCTCGGCCGCGCCTTTGACCCGTACTATCTCTATCCGACTGGCGACGACATGGACATGGCCAAGATGTCGCGCATCAAGGTCGACGACTTACAGCTGCGTCCCGAAGTTTCCTCGGCGCGCTTGGAGCGTCGTGCCAAGCTGCGTGATGTGATTGCCGAGGGCATGCCCGCCGTCGAGCGAGCCACGGCGCGCTACGATCTGGACGAATACTATGACCGGGCTCTCAGCCTGGTGATCTCGGGACGAGCACGCGATGCGTTCGATCTATCGAAGGAAACGCTCGCCACACGCGAAAAATACGGCAACAACACCTTTGGCCAGAGCCTGCTGCTCGCCCGCCGATTGGTCGAGGCCGGCACCCGCGTGGTGGAAGTCAATTGGCCCAAGGTCGCCAACAGCGACAACCATTCGTTCGATGTACATGTGGGGTTATCGGGCCGCATGAAGAATCAATGTGCGCCGCTGCTCGATGGCGGCTTGTCGGCATTGATCGCCGACCTCGACGAACGCGGTTTATTGGCCGACACCCTGGTGTTGGCCATCGGTGAGTTTGGCCGCAGCCCCAAACGCGGCGTGAGTACCTCGGGCAATACCAACAGCGACGATGGCCGCGACCACTGGCCGTATTGCTATACGGCCTGCATCGCGGGTGCCGGCATCAAACGGGGCAGCGTGTACGGCAAGTCGGACGCCACGGGCAGCGGCCCCCTCGAGGATCCGGTCCATCCGGCCAACCTGTTGGCGACGATCTATCATTCGGTCGGCATCGATCCGAATACGATCGTTTACAACCACCTGAACCAGCCTCGCGAGCTGGTGAAGGGGGAAGTCGTTACAGGGTTGTTGGCGTAG
- a CDS encoding SDR family oxidoreductase has translation MTGYPGFIAGQLLKRFLAKPGTTVRLLVIPAMRAAAEAAREEIPLGRERTEIVLGDITRPYLGLDAATLASLAAEVDTVYHLAAIYDLATPQQISRLVNVTGTENVLDFCESLPHLRKLVYFSTAYVSGTRTGRVLEDELSESTSWKNYYELTKWEAEVAVRRRWKRIPTVIIRPGVVTGDSRTGEINKYDGPYFVIRAMAALEQKGLLGWSRYFWSGGRDTRFYMVPVDFICDATEFLAHHDSAAGKAYHVLPNPAVTMGELSAALFTAFGLRPPPFSTPPWLARFFFKMFPVLSRALQFPPEVFAYMKHDVTYDTRNLDAALAGSGIHCPSPRECVPAMVDFVRRHPDIATNFGQNATSRPEMVTTAP, from the coding sequence GTGACCGGCTATCCGGGCTTCATCGCTGGACAATTGTTGAAACGTTTCCTAGCCAAACCCGGAACCACGGTCCGGCTGCTCGTCATTCCGGCAATGCGCGCCGCCGCCGAGGCAGCCCGCGAGGAAATCCCGTTGGGGCGCGAGCGGACGGAAATCGTGTTGGGGGATATTACGCGGCCTTATCTGGGGCTCGACGCAGCCACCCTCGCCAGCCTGGCCGCCGAAGTCGACACCGTCTATCACCTGGCCGCGATTTATGATTTGGCTACGCCGCAGCAGATTTCGCGGCTGGTCAATGTCACAGGCACGGAAAACGTTCTCGATTTCTGCGAATCGCTTCCCCATTTACGCAAGCTTGTTTACTTTTCCACGGCTTACGTCTCGGGCACGCGAACCGGCCGGGTCCTGGAAGACGAGTTGTCCGAGTCGACCAGTTGGAAGAACTATTATGAACTCACCAAGTGGGAGGCCGAAGTCGCCGTGCGCCGGCGCTGGAAACGGATTCCGACCGTGATCATCCGGCCAGGCGTCGTAACCGGCGATTCGCGAACCGGGGAAATCAACAAGTACGACGGGCCCTACTTCGTGATTCGCGCGATGGCCGCCCTGGAACAGAAAGGTCTGCTCGGCTGGAGCCGTTACTTCTGGTCGGGCGGGCGCGACACACGTTTCTACATGGTGCCGGTCGATTTCATCTGCGACGCGACTGAGTTTCTGGCACATCATGACAGTGCCGCGGGCAAAGCCTATCACGTGCTGCCGAATCCAGCCGTGACGATGGGAGAACTGAGCGCCGCATTGTTTACCGCATTCGGATTGCGACCGCCGCCGTTCAGCACGCCCCCATGGCTCGCCCGTTTTTTCTTCAAGATGTTTCCGGTTCTGTCGCGGGCGTTACAATTTCCGCCCGAAGTGTTCGCCTACATGAAGCACGACGTGACCTACGATACGCGCAATCTGGATGCCGCGCTCGCCGGCTCGGGCATTCACTGCCCGTCGCCGCGAGAATGCGTGCCCGCGATGGTCGATTTCGTGCGCCGGCATCCTGATATCGCCACCAACTTCGGCCAGAATGCGACCAGCCGGCCCGAGATGGTGACGACGGCTCCGTGA
- a CDS encoding DUF1080 domain-containing protein, translated as MSRLFARAVLPALLLFAAAPLGQAIAADKGQSTFTAAADAGPDYKVQGEYVGELTINGEPRKVGMQVIALGDGKFDAEGYPGGLPGDGWNKDAGRRHRSGETKDGVTTISGEGPTGKLVDGVITVTGADGAKIGTLKRVERKSPTLGAKPPADAIVLFDGTSVDKWNGGRLADGGLLAAGCISKDSFRDFQLHIEFQTPFMPAARGQGRGNSGVYLQNRYELQVLDSFGLDGKDNECGGFYSIQAPAVNMCYPPLTWQTYDIDFTAARFDDAGKKTKNAIVSVRHNGVPIYENFELPKLTPGGLPQEAPGVGPFQLQNHGNPVYYRNIWIVEKK; from the coding sequence ATGAGCCGCCTCTTCGCCCGCGCCGTTCTGCCCGCCCTGTTGCTGTTTGCTGCCGCGCCGCTCGGCCAAGCGATCGCTGCCGACAAGGGGCAGTCCACGTTCACCGCGGCAGCCGACGCTGGGCCTGACTACAAAGTGCAGGGCGAGTACGTGGGCGAACTGACGATCAACGGAGAGCCCCGCAAGGTTGGTATGCAGGTCATCGCGCTGGGGGACGGCAAGTTCGATGCCGAGGGATATCCTGGCGGTCTGCCGGGCGACGGCTGGAACAAGGACGCGGGTCGGCGCCATCGCTCGGGCGAGACCAAGGACGGCGTGACAACGATTAGTGGAGAGGGCCCCACCGGCAAACTGGTCGACGGCGTAATTACTGTGACTGGTGCCGACGGCGCCAAAATCGGAACATTGAAGCGCGTTGAACGCAAAAGCCCCACACTCGGTGCCAAACCACCCGCAGACGCTATCGTATTATTCGACGGCACGTCGGTCGATAAGTGGAACGGCGGTCGATTGGCGGACGGCGGATTGCTCGCTGCTGGTTGCATCAGTAAGGACAGCTTCCGCGATTTTCAGTTGCACATCGAGTTCCAAACCCCGTTTATGCCAGCCGCGCGCGGCCAGGGCCGGGGCAACAGCGGCGTCTACCTGCAAAACCGCTACGAACTGCAAGTGCTCGATTCGTTCGGGTTGGACGGAAAAGACAACGAATGTGGCGGGTTTTATTCAATTCAGGCGCCGGCCGTAAACATGTGCTATCCGCCGCTGACGTGGCAGACCTATGACATAGACTTCACCGCGGCACGATTTGATGACGCCGGCAAGAAAACGAAGAATGCCATCGTCAGCGTGCGGCACAACGGCGTGCCGATCTACGAGAACTTCGAACTGCCGAAGCTGACGCCAGGCGGCTTGCCGCAAGAGGCACCCGGCGTCGGACCGTTCCAGCTGCAGAACCACGGCAACCCGGTCTACTATCGCAACATCTGGATTGTCGAGAAGAAATAG
- a CDS encoding carbohydrate kinase family protein — translation MDIDCLSVGILVADHGCAPIEHVPAAGELILTDHLSLSIGGCASNAAVDLARVGVRVAVVGSVGRDVFGRYIVESLAESGVDISSVRELAGVGTSGTLIVNVRGQDRRFVHTVGANARFTAADIPLERVRAAKVLYVGGYLLMPALLPDELTEVFRQVRRWGVTTVLDVVLPGPGDHWSQLAPVLAETDIFLPNTDEAAAITGLAEPQAQAERFLAAGAGTAVITCGGEGTVLATKDLRLKAGVFPTHYVGGTGAGDAFDAGYIAGLLAGADPRGCLAWASALGASCVRSISATESVFSRSEAEAFLAAHALQVESW, via the coding sequence ATGGATATCGACTGCTTAAGCGTGGGGATTCTGGTGGCCGATCACGGCTGTGCGCCGATCGAGCATGTGCCAGCGGCGGGAGAGCTGATTCTGACCGATCACTTGTCGCTGTCGATCGGCGGTTGTGCGTCAAATGCCGCGGTGGACCTGGCCCGCGTCGGCGTGCGGGTGGCGGTCGTCGGTTCAGTCGGGCGCGACGTATTTGGACGCTATATCGTCGAGTCGCTCGCCGAGTCGGGCGTCGACATCTCGAGCGTGCGCGAATTGGCGGGCGTCGGCACCTCAGGAACCCTTATTGTTAATGTGCGCGGCCAGGACCGGCGCTTCGTACACACCGTAGGAGCCAACGCCCGCTTCACCGCGGCCGATATTCCGTTGGAGCGCGTGCGCGCGGCGAAGGTTCTGTACGTCGGCGGATATCTGCTGATGCCCGCGCTATTGCCCGATGAATTGACCGAAGTATTTCGTCAGGTCCGCCGCTGGGGCGTGACGACGGTCCTGGACGTAGTTCTGCCGGGTCCCGGCGACCATTGGTCGCAGTTGGCGCCAGTGCTTGCCGAGACCGACATCTTTCTGCCGAACACCGACGAGGCCGCGGCCATCACCGGTTTGGCCGAACCCCAGGCGCAGGCCGAGCGCTTTTTAGCGGCAGGCGCCGGTACGGCCGTGATTACCTGCGGCGGCGAGGGAACCGTTTTGGCCACGAAAGACCTGAGATTAAAAGCCGGCGTATTTCCAACCCACTATGTTGGCGGCACCGGCGCGGGCGACGCCTTCGACGCCGGCTACATCGCCGGACTGCTGGCCGGTGCCGACCCGCGCGGCTGCCTGGCCTGGGCCAGCGCCCTGGGAGCCAGTTGCGTGCGTTCGATCAGTGCCACCGAGAGCGTTTTCTCGCGATCCGAGGCCGAGGCCTTTTTGGCGGCTCATGCACTGCAAGTTGAGTCGTGGTAG